A genome region from Paracoccus stylophorae includes the following:
- a CDS encoding division plane positioning ATPase MipZ: MAHIIVVGNEKGGSGKSTTSMHVATALARMGHRVGGLDLDVRQRSFGRYLENRAAFVAREGLDLPIPVIGTLGQGSDPLSAALTELEGRCDFILLDCPGSHTQLSQMAHTVADTLLTPMNDSFVDFDLLARMSPEGKVLGPSIYAEMVWAARQMRGEAGAGPIDWLVLRNRLGTQAMHNKRKVGSALATLSRRIGFRVAPGFSERVIFRELFPRGLTLLDLKDIGTEQLSMSNIAARQELRDLIAELRLPGVEITF, translated from the coding sequence GTGGCGCATATCATCGTTGTGGGCAACGAAAAGGGCGGTTCGGGCAAGTCCACGACCTCGATGCATGTCGCCACGGCGCTGGCGCGGATGGGCCATCGCGTCGGCGGTCTGGATCTGGACGTGCGTCAGCGCAGCTTTGGCCGGTACCTGGAAAACCGCGCGGCCTTTGTGGCGCGCGAGGGGCTGGACCTGCCGATCCCGGTCATCGGCACGCTGGGGCAGGGCAGCGATCCGCTGAGCGCGGCGCTGACCGAGCTTGAGGGCCGGTGCGATTTCATCCTGCTGGACTGTCCGGGGTCGCACACGCAGCTGAGCCAGATGGCGCACACGGTCGCGGACACGCTGCTGACGCCGATGAACGACAGTTTCGTGGATTTCGACCTGCTGGCGCGGATGTCGCCCGAGGGCAAGGTGCTGGGCCCGTCGATCTATGCCGAGATGGTCTGGGCGGCGCGGCAGATGCGGGGCGAGGCGGGGGCCGGACCCATCGACTGGCTGGTGCTGCGCAACCGGCTGGGCACGCAGGCCATGCACAACAAGCGCAAGGTCGGCAGCGCGCTGGCCACGCTGTCGCGGCGGATCGGGTTCCGCGTCGCGCCGGGATTCTCGGAACGGGTCATCTTTCGCGAATTGTTCCCGCGCGGTCTGACGCTGCTGGATCTGAAGGATATCGGCACCGAACAGCTGTCGATGTCGAACATCGCCGCGCGTCAGGAGCTGCGCGACCTGATCGCGGAACTGCGCCTGCCGGGGGTCGAGATCACGTTCTGA
- a CDS encoding type 1 glutamine amidotransferase domain-containing protein, translating into MARILIMATDGFEQSELFVPLEKLKASGHDVDIAAPDTGEIRAWDKDDWGKTVEAGKKIAEVSAESYDALVLPGGVINPDTLRQDRKAVGLICAFADAGKPVAAICHAPWLLVEAGLTSGRRMTGYGSIRTDLANAGAEVVDESVVVDRGIITSRNPDDLDDFVREIEKAVT; encoded by the coding sequence ATGGCCAGGATTCTGATCATGGCGACCGACGGGTTCGAGCAATCGGAACTGTTCGTGCCGCTGGAAAAGCTGAAAGCGTCGGGTCACGACGTTGATATCGCCGCGCCCGATACGGGCGAGATCCGCGCCTGGGACAAGGACGACTGGGGCAAGACGGTCGAGGCGGGCAAGAAGATCGCCGAGGTGTCGGCCGAAAGCTATGACGCGCTGGTGCTGCCGGGCGGCGTCATCAATCCCGACACGCTGCGGCAGGACCGCAAGGCGGTGGGGCTGATCTGCGCCTTCGCCGATGCCGGCAAGCCGGTGGCCGCGATCTGTCACGCGCCCTGGCTGCTGGTCGAGGCCGGGCTGACGTCGGGTCGCAGGATGACCGGCTATGGCTCGATCCGCACCGATCTGGCGAACGCGGGCGCCGAGGTCGTGGACGAATCGGTGGTGGTGGATCGCGGCATCATCACCAGCCGCAATCCCGACGACCTGGACGATTTCGTGCGCGAGATCGAGAAGGCGGTCACCTGA